The following are encoded in a window of Spea bombifrons isolate aSpeBom1 chromosome 2, aSpeBom1.2.pri, whole genome shotgun sequence genomic DNA:
- the ATM gene encoding serine-protein kinase ATM isoform X1, with protein MSLALHELLLCCRQLENDKATERRKEIEKFRRLLRDPETVQQLDHNSDSRHGKQLNWDTVFRFLQKYIFKETESLKSAKANVSLSTQAARQKKMQEISCLVKYFIRCANKRAPRLKCTELLLHVTDTVKDPTTCAAYGADYSSILLKDILSVRKYWCEITPQQWADLLTLYCNLYLKPSSTINRLLVARIIHTLTRGCCLQTDGMHGKFFNFFMLAMQRIREERNPIGLDQILAALNVFLSTASLTCRMRVCRLGEDLFLTVLRVWNQQRPKVALKEEIVEFFRLQLHIHHPKGAKTAEEGAYAWDPDKWQRNLYSLYDTMVHEISQIGSRGKYSSGLRHVAVKENLVELMADICHQLFTEDTRVLEITQASFAVTQRDASGEGAPSKRRRIELGWEVVRENLQKSLNDFDVVPWLQITTCIIARHPMSLPSSELTPLLTVLLQLLAQQKRGERATYVLRCLKQVAMCQRQKTDVVAVSKSDLHKLWTKIWTLALRSISSPQTEAESFSLLAVILQGNLVPADRDFWKVFSGSAGKPSSSAVRCLGQALSSCAIPDYLSKGLDQPGGESNGSKGSLKADIIQWLLFGHLDEDMEDNNELSPVLTKAFSHSLLPDVLVSLTIKDSATAMTFFGSLSDGSRSKKDEMVSFDTEELYLHTSFNETTLSRTDAPDSARKPGSLCLTVNTSIREKLEHNLITLSEQLLNGYSSEVTMACWVIYSVYYLYRCIIMVVF; from the exons ATGAGTCTTGCTTTGCATGAGCTTCTCCTCTGCTGTCGTCAACTGGAAAATGACAAAGCTACAGAAAGACGG AAAGAAATTGAGAAGTTTAGACGTCTCCTTCGAGATCCAGAGACTGTTCAGCAGTTAGATCATAATTCTGACTCTCGACATGGTAAACAGCTCAACTGGGACACAGTCTTCAG GTTCTTACAGAAATATATCTTCAAAGAAACAGAGAGCCTTAAATCTGCAAAAGCGAATGTCTCTCTTTCCACACAAGCTGCTCGTCAAAAGAAAATGCAAGAAATCAGCTGCCTGGTTAAATATTTCATCCGCTGTGCAAATAAAA GAGCTCCACGGTTAAAGTGCACTGAGCTCTTACTACATGTGACAGACACGGTAAAAGACCCCACAACCTGCGCTGCTTATGGGGCAGATTACAGTAGTATACTCCTTAAGGATATCTTGTCTGTACGCAAGTACTGGTGTGAGATTACCCCACAGCAATGGGCAG ATCTGCTCACCCTGTACTGTAATTTGTACTTGAAGCCAAGTAGTACCATCAATCGTTTGTTAGTGGCCCGTATAATCCACACATTGACCAGAGGATGCTGTCTCCAGACGGACGGGATGCATGGCAAATTTTTCAACTTCTTTATGCTGGCGATGCAGAGAATCCG GGAGGAGAGAAACCCAATTGGACTGGACCAGATTCTTGCTGCTCtcaatgtgttccttagcacgGCATCTCTGACCTGCCGCATGCGAGTGTGCAGGTTGGGAGAGGACCTCTTCCTGACGGTGTTGCGAGTGTGGAACCAGCAAAGACCCAAAGTCGCTCTTAAGGAGGAAATTGTGGAGTTCTTCAGGTTACAGTTACATATTCATCATCCAAAAGGAGCCAAAACCGCAGAAGAAG GGGCGTATGCGTGGGACCCCGATAAATGGCAGAGGAATTTGTACAGCTTGTATGACACTATGGTCCACGAAATCAGTCAGATAGGAAGCAGAGGCAAATATTCCTCTGGATTGCGCCATGTTGCAGTCAAGGAAAATCTGGTGGAACTAATGGCAGACATTTGTCATCAG CTTTTTACGGAAGACACCAGAGTCTTGGAGATCACCCAGGCGTCTTTTGCAGTCACACAAAGGGATGCGTCGGGTGAAGGAGCACCAAGCAAGCGTCGAAGGATTGAACTGGGTTGGGAAGTCGTCCGGGAAAACCTACAAAAATCTCTCAATGACTTTGATGTTGTCCCATG GTTGCAGATTACAACCTGCATTATTGCCAGACACCCTATGAGCCTGCCTAGTAGTGAATTGACCCCGTTACTGACTGTTCTGCTCCAATTACTTGCCCAGCAAAAGCGCGGGGAGAGGGCAACCTACGTACTAAGGTGCCTGAAGCAAGTTGCCATGTGTCAGAGACAAAAGACAGATGTGGTGGCCGTCTCCAAATCAGATCTTCACAAACTTTGGACAAAAATTTGGACTCTCGCTTTACGCAGCATCAGTTCGCCGCAAACAGAAGCAGAGAGCTTTTCCTTGTTGGCCGTCATATTGCAGGGGAATCTCGTACCAGCCGACAGAGATTTCTGGAAGGTGTTTTCTGGGTCTGCTGGCAAACCATCCAG TTCTGCGGTGCGGTGCCTTGGCCAAGCTCTGAGCTCCTGTGCTATTCCAGACTATCTCAGTAAAGGACTGGACCAACCTGGAGGCGAAAGCAACGGAAGCAAAGGCTCATTAAAAGCGGACATTATACAGTGGCTACTCTTTGGACATTTAGATGAGGACATGGAAGACAACAATGAGCTTTCCCCAGTTTTAACCAA AGCCTTCTCCCACTCTTTGCTGCCTGATGTCCTTGTGAGCCTCACCATTAAAGATTCTGCAACTGCTATGACATTTTTTGGAAGCCTTTCAGACGG CTCACGTAGTAAGAAAGACGAGATGGTTTCCTTTGACACAGAAGAACTATATCTTCACACCTCGTTTAATGAAACGACTCTGTCCCGTACGGATGCTCCGGATTCTGCCAGGAAGCCCGGCTCCTTGTGTCTGACTGTGAATACATCCATCAGAGAGAAGCTAGAACATAATCTTATCACGTTGTCTGAGCAGCTTCTCAACGGTTACTCCTCGGAGGTGACAATGGCCTGTTGGGTCATCTACTCTGTATATTACCTTTATCGTTGTATTATTATGGTTGTATTTTga